Proteins found in one Pseudanabaena sp. FACHB-2040 genomic segment:
- a CDS encoding alpha/beta fold hydrolase — translation MTKSATPAEVHITTSTGTLYGTQIIPTSNLPEPAVLIIAGSGPTDRNGNNSLAGQNNSLKLLAEGLADHGIASIRYDKRGIGESAAAGPEEADFRFDTYVEDAALWIQQLQADSRFSSITVIGHSEGSLIGMLATQKTEADAFVSIAGPAQTASQILRDQLQPGLPDALGQQNEQILAALEQGNIVTSVPPELNMLYRSSVQPYLISWFRYTPAQEIRRLTVPVLIVQGTTDIQVPVSEAQALKMAKPDAELRIIEGMNHVLKAVSLDPEQQNASYSDPTLPVVPELVEGISQFIHTSEMRRESNQSLHRNVPN, via the coding sequence ATGACAAAATCCGCAACGCCTGCCGAGGTTCACATTACAACATCAACAGGCACTCTCTATGGCACACAAATTATTCCAACGTCTAATCTGCCAGAGCCAGCGGTGCTGATCATTGCGGGTTCAGGTCCGACCGATCGCAATGGAAACAATTCTCTAGCTGGGCAGAATAATAGCCTCAAACTCCTCGCTGAAGGATTAGCCGATCACGGCATTGCCTCAATCCGATATGACAAGCGCGGGATTGGAGAAAGCGCAGCCGCAGGACCTGAAGAAGCTGATTTTCGTTTCGATACCTATGTTGAAGATGCTGCACTTTGGATTCAGCAATTGCAGGCAGATTCTCGTTTCTCAAGCATCACTGTAATTGGTCACAGTGAAGGCTCTCTGATTGGAATGCTGGCGACCCAAAAAACTGAAGCAGATGCTTTTGTATCAATCGCCGGACCTGCCCAAACTGCATCACAAATTTTACGAGATCAACTGCAACCTGGATTGCCAGATGCATTAGGGCAACAGAATGAGCAGATTCTTGCTGCTCTAGAGCAAGGTAACATAGTGACCTCTGTTCCACCAGAACTAAACATGCTCTACAGATCGAGCGTCCAACCCTACCTCATTTCCTGGTTCCGCTATACCCCTGCCCAAGAGATTAGGCGTCTCACTGTCCCTGTTCTAATTGTTCAAGGAACAACTGATATCCAAGTGCCTGTCAGTGAGGCGCAAGCCCTGAAAATGGCTAAGCCGGATGCGGAGCTTAGAATTATTGAGGGGATGAATCACGTCTTAAAAGCTGTTTCATTAGACCCTGAACAGCAAAATGCTTCCTATTCTGACCCAACGCTGCCAGTTGTGCCTGAACTCGTTGAAGGGATAAGTCAATTTATTCATACCAGTGAGATGCGCCGTGAGTCTAACCAGTCGCTGCACCGGAACGTGCCAAATTGA